In the Nicotiana tabacum cultivar K326 chromosome 16, ASM71507v2, whole genome shotgun sequence genome, one interval contains:
- the LOC107802207 gene encoding transcription factor bHLH79 isoform X4 — translation MDPMMNEARAFQAAAPNPPFNLAEIWPFPINAGAAMPYANGDHHFPINDPMLLDHRTNHRSGSARKRREDDESAKGVSTSGNGLSESDSKRLKATGSNENHESGGDGEGNSGKSADQPAKSAEPPKDYIHVRARRGQATDSHSLAERARREKISERMKILQDLVPGCNKKLHYSQIGSMLVSSVDVSITSRAPMQVQPWNLPFLFVITISFQFVIFS, via the exons ATGGATCCAATGATGAATGAAGCTAGAGCATTTCAAGCTGCCGCCCCTAATCCGCCCTTTAATTTGGCCGAGATCTGGCCCTTTCCGATCAATGCTGGCGCCGCCATGCCGTATGCCAATGGAGATCACCATTTTCCGATCAATGATCCCATGCTTCTCGACCACAGAACAAATCACCGAAGCGGTTCAGCTAGGAAACGACGTGAGGATGACGAATCTGCTAAAGGAGTTTCAACTAGTGGCAATGGCTTG AGTGAATCTGATAGTAAGCGTTTGAAGGCCACAGGATCAAATGAGAACCATGAATCCGGAGGTGATGGGGAAGGGAATTCAGGAAAATCTGCAGACCAACCTGCAAAGTCAGCTGAACCACCTAAAGATTACATTCATGTGCGAGCAAGGAGAGGTCAAGCTACCGATAGTCACAGCCTAGCAGAAAGA GCCAGGAGAGAAAAGATCAGTGAAAGGATGAAAATCCTACAAGACTTGGTCCCTGGTTGTAACAAG AAATTGCACTACAGTCAAATTGGATCAATGTTGGTCTCTTCAGTTGACGTGTCAATTACATCAAGAGCTCCCATGCAAGTACAACCTTGGAACTTACCTTTCTTGTTTGTCATTACGATCAGCTTCCAATTTGTAATATTCAGCTAA
- the LOC107802207 gene encoding transcription factor BHLH094 isoform X2, producing MDPMMNEARAFQAAAPNPPFNLAEIWPFPINAGAAMPYANGDHHFPINDPMLLDHRTNHRSGSARKRREDDESAKGVSTSGNGLATGSNENHESGGDGEGNSGKSADQPAKSAEPPKDYIHVRARRGQATDSHSLAERARREKISERMKILQDLVPGCNKVIGKALVLDEIINYVQSLQRQVEFLSMKLEAVNTRVPPNIEGFPTKDLGQQTFEANAMAFGSQGTREYAGGTSPDWLHMQIGGGFERA from the exons ATGGATCCAATGATGAATGAAGCTAGAGCATTTCAAGCTGCCGCCCCTAATCCGCCCTTTAATTTGGCCGAGATCTGGCCCTTTCCGATCAATGCTGGCGCCGCCATGCCGTATGCCAATGGAGATCACCATTTTCCGATCAATGATCCCATGCTTCTCGACCACAGAACAAATCACCGAAGCGGTTCAGCTAGGAAACGACGTGAGGATGACGAATCTGCTAAAGGAGTTTCAACTAGTGGCAATGGCTTG GCCACAGGATCAAATGAGAACCATGAATCCGGAGGTGATGGGGAAGGGAATTCAGGAAAATCTGCAGACCAACCTGCAAAGTCAGCTGAACCACCTAAAGATTACATTCATGTGCGAGCAAGGAGAGGTCAAGCTACCGATAGTCACAGCCTAGCAGAAAGA GCCAGGAGAGAAAAGATCAGTGAAAGGATGAAAATCCTACAAGACTTGGTCCCTGGTTGTAACAAG GTAATTGGAAAAGCTCTCGTCCTTGATGAGATAATCAATTATGTCCAATCACTACAACGCCAGGTTGAG TTCCTATCAATGAAGCTTGAAGCAGTTAATACAAGAGTACCCCCAAACATCGAAGGATTTCCTACTAAAGAT CTCGGGCAGCAAACATTCGAGGCAAATGCCATGGCATTTGGTTCACAAGGTACGAGGGAATATGCTGGGGGTACATCACCAGATTGGTTGCATATGCAGATTGGCGGTGGATTTGAAAGAGCATAA
- the LOC107802207 gene encoding transcription factor BPE isoform X3, protein MDPMMNEARAFQAAAPNPPFNLAEIWPFPINAGAAMPYANGDHHFPINDPMLLDHRTNHRSGSARKRREDDESAKGVSTSGNGLSESDSKRLKATGSNENHESGGDGEGNSGKSADQPAKSAEPPKDYIHVRARRGQATDSHSLAERARREKISERMKILQDLVPGCNKVIGKALVLDEIINYVQSLQRQVEFLSMKLEAVNTRVPPNIEGFPTKDHSLKIQDCNACV, encoded by the exons ATGGATCCAATGATGAATGAAGCTAGAGCATTTCAAGCTGCCGCCCCTAATCCGCCCTTTAATTTGGCCGAGATCTGGCCCTTTCCGATCAATGCTGGCGCCGCCATGCCGTATGCCAATGGAGATCACCATTTTCCGATCAATGATCCCATGCTTCTCGACCACAGAACAAATCACCGAAGCGGTTCAGCTAGGAAACGACGTGAGGATGACGAATCTGCTAAAGGAGTTTCAACTAGTGGCAATGGCTTG AGTGAATCTGATAGTAAGCGTTTGAAGGCCACAGGATCAAATGAGAACCATGAATCCGGAGGTGATGGGGAAGGGAATTCAGGAAAATCTGCAGACCAACCTGCAAAGTCAGCTGAACCACCTAAAGATTACATTCATGTGCGAGCAAGGAGAGGTCAAGCTACCGATAGTCACAGCCTAGCAGAAAGA GCCAGGAGAGAAAAGATCAGTGAAAGGATGAAAATCCTACAAGACTTGGTCCCTGGTTGTAACAAG GTAATTGGAAAAGCTCTCGTCCTTGATGAGATAATCAATTATGTCCAATCACTACAACGCCAGGTTGAG TTCCTATCAATGAAGCTTGAAGCAGTTAATACAAGAGTACCCCCAAACATCGAAGGATTTCCTACTAAAGAT CATAGTTTGAAGATACAAGATTGCAATGCGTGTGTATAA
- the LOC107802207 gene encoding transcription factor BHLH094 isoform X1, which translates to MDPMMNEARAFQAAAPNPPFNLAEIWPFPINAGAAMPYANGDHHFPINDPMLLDHRTNHRSGSARKRREDDESAKGVSTSGNGLSESDSKRLKATGSNENHESGGDGEGNSGKSADQPAKSAEPPKDYIHVRARRGQATDSHSLAERARREKISERMKILQDLVPGCNKVIGKALVLDEIINYVQSLQRQVEFLSMKLEAVNTRVPPNIEGFPTKDLGQQTFEANAMAFGSQGTREYAGGTSPDWLHMQIGGGFERA; encoded by the exons ATGGATCCAATGATGAATGAAGCTAGAGCATTTCAAGCTGCCGCCCCTAATCCGCCCTTTAATTTGGCCGAGATCTGGCCCTTTCCGATCAATGCTGGCGCCGCCATGCCGTATGCCAATGGAGATCACCATTTTCCGATCAATGATCCCATGCTTCTCGACCACAGAACAAATCACCGAAGCGGTTCAGCTAGGAAACGACGTGAGGATGACGAATCTGCTAAAGGAGTTTCAACTAGTGGCAATGGCTTG AGTGAATCTGATAGTAAGCGTTTGAAGGCCACAGGATCAAATGAGAACCATGAATCCGGAGGTGATGGGGAAGGGAATTCAGGAAAATCTGCAGACCAACCTGCAAAGTCAGCTGAACCACCTAAAGATTACATTCATGTGCGAGCAAGGAGAGGTCAAGCTACCGATAGTCACAGCCTAGCAGAAAGA GCCAGGAGAGAAAAGATCAGTGAAAGGATGAAAATCCTACAAGACTTGGTCCCTGGTTGTAACAAG GTAATTGGAAAAGCTCTCGTCCTTGATGAGATAATCAATTATGTCCAATCACTACAACGCCAGGTTGAG TTCCTATCAATGAAGCTTGAAGCAGTTAATACAAGAGTACCCCCAAACATCGAAGGATTTCCTACTAAAGAT CTCGGGCAGCAAACATTCGAGGCAAATGCCATGGCATTTGGTTCACAAGGTACGAGGGAATATGCTGGGGGTACATCACCAGATTGGTTGCATATGCAGATTGGCGGTGGATTTGAAAGAGCATAA